Below is a genomic region from Tepidiforma bonchosmolovskayae.
TCGAAACCCCCACCCTCTCGGTCATCGCCAACGTCGAAGACCCGGTCACCCGCCAGCCCTACAGCCGCGATGCCCGTTACATCGCCCGGAAGGCCGAGCAGTACCTCCGCGAAACCGGCGTCGGCGACACGGTCTACATCGGCCCCGAACTCGAGTTCTTCATCTTCGATGAGGTCCGCTTCTCCAACCAGATGCACACCGCCTCCTACCTCGTCGACTCCGACGAAGGCATCTGGAACAGCAACGCCGAAGCCACCCTCCGCGGCGACCTCAACCAGGGCTACCGCCCCCGCGTCAAGGGCGGCTACTTCCCCGTCGCACCGCACGACAGCCAGACCGACATCCGCAACGAGATGGTCGAGGTCATGGAGGAGTGCGGCATCCAGGTGGAGCTCCACCACCACGAAGTCGCCACCGCCGGCCAGGGCGAAATCGACATGCGGTTCGATACCCTCACCCGCATGGGCGATAAGGCCCTCCTCTACAAGTACATCGTGAAGAACGTCGCCCGCCGCAACGGCAAGGTCGCGACCTTCATGCCGAAGCCCCTGTACGGCGATAACGGCTCCGGCATGCACACCCACCTGTCCATCTGGAAGAACGGCGTCAACCTCTTCGCCGGGGAGGAGTACGCCGGCATCTCGAAGCTCTGCAAGCACTACATCGCCGGCCTCATCCGCCACGGCCGCGCCCTCATGGCCATCGCCGCCCCCACCACCAACAGCTACAAGCGCCTCGTCCCCGGCTACGAAGCGCCCGTCAACCTCGTCTACTCCGCCCGAAACCGCTCCGCGGCCTGCCGTATCCCGCTCGTCAGCCCCGACCCGCGCCAGAAGCGCGTCGAGTTCCGCCCGCCGGACCCCTCCGGCAACCCCTACCTCACCTTCGCCGCCATCCTCATGGCCGGCCTCGACGGCATCATCAACGAGTGGGACCCCGGCGAGCCGCTCGACAAGATCAACCTCTTCGACCTCAGCCCCGAAGAGCTCGCCAACATCCCCACCGTCGCCCAGTCGCTCGATGGCTCCCTCCGCGCCCTCGAAGAAGACCACGAGTTCCTTCTCAAGGGCGGCGTTTTCACCGAGGACGTCCTCGAGACCTGGATCGCCTACAAGTACGAAAACGAGGTCGACCCCATCCGCATGCGCCCGCATCCCTACGAGTTCGAACTCTACTTCGACGCGTAGGCTGCCCGCACCGCCCTCCAGCCGCACGGCGGCGCCCCACCCGGGGCGCCGCCGTTTTCTTCCGCCGCGCCGGCTGCTACCGTTCCCTGGTTCACAAGCTCGGGGACCGCGCGTGCCCCACACCATCGCTTTCCTGCTCTTCGACGACGCCGAAGAACTCGATTTCATCGGTCCATGGGAGATGTTCACGCTCGCCGGCGAACTGCGCCCCGGTGACGTCCGCTGTTACACCGCCAGCGAAACCGGCGCCGTCGTCACCTGCGCCAAAGGGCTCCGCGTCCTCCCGGATTGTACCTTCGACGACGCTCCGGCCGCAGATGTCGTCATCATCCCCGGCGGAATCGGCACCCGCCGCGAGCGGGACAACCCGGCCATGCTGGCAGCCATCGAACGGCTCCGCAGGGGCGCCGCCGTTACCGCCTCCGTTTGCACAGGAGCGCTCGTGCTCGAACGCGCCGGCCTCCTCGATGGCCGTCGTGCCGTCACGCACCGCGTCGGGCTTCCCATCCTCGCCAGGAACCCCCGGGTCACACTCGTCGAGGGCGCTCGCTACGTCGATGAAGGCGACATCGTCACCGCCGCCGGCGTCTCCGCCGGGATCGACATGGCCCTCCACCTCATCCGCCGCCTCTGGGGCGAAGAGCTCGCCCGCGCCGTCCGCGACGCCGCTGAGTACTACCCGGAGCCCTGGGGCTAACCGACCGCCGCCCCCAGCAGCGCCGCCGCCGCCAGCCGCTCCTCCGCATACGGGTCCCGCTCCAGCCGGCTCTCCAGGTCGAACACCATCGTCGGCCGCGTCTCCTCCTCGTACGGCTCCCACCGCCCGATCCCCGGGTGCGAGGGGTCGCCCGTCCGCGCAAACGCAATCCACGCATCCATCATGTTCGCGGAGAGCCGCTCCACCTCCGGGCCCGTGCCCGCGAACCGGTCCTGCCCCGGAGCGCCCAGCGTCCCGAACACGAACGGCATCTCCAGCGCGTGGCACGCCCCAAGCGCGCCCCGCCGCGCCGGCGAGGCGTACGTGAACAGGTACACGTACGTCCTGGGCTCATGCGCCCGCTGCGCCAGCGCGAGCCGCTGCGCGTTCGCCCGGAACATCCCCTCCGACCAGAGCGCGTCGAGAATGTCCAGGTTCTCCGCCGGGAGGCCCCGCCGCGCCCGGCTCTCCCGCACCGCGCCGATGGCAGCACGCACAGCCTCCGTACCCGCCCCGGGGAACATCCCCGCAACGGCCCGCTCGAGCCCGCCATCGTCCAGCGGCGCCCGCTGCTGCATCGCCGTGAACAGCTTCACCTCATCCCGGTTCGTCCCAATCAGCACCGGGATGCCTGCCGCGGCCCCCGCCCGCACCGCCTCGAACGGCTGGATCGGCAGCGTCTCCCCGTCGACCATCGGCGCGAACAGCAGCGTGCCGAACCCGCGGCTCGCCGCCACCTTCGCCTGGGCCTCCAGCAGCCGGTCGGCATCGACCGTGAGCAGCCGCTCCGCCGACGGCAGCCCTGCCGACTCGACGACCCGGTCGACCACCGCTCCCGCGCCGTCCCGGTCCATCGCCCGCCCGGCCCCGCTCTGCAGAATCGCCTTGTGGAACAGCCCCCTCGCAGCCGGCATCGCCAGCAGCGTGCCGACCGATGCCGCCCCCGCCGATTCGCCGAAAATCGTGACGTTCCCCGGGTCGCCCCCGAACGCGGCGATGTGCTCGTGCACCCACCGCAGCGCCGCGATGGCGTCGAGCTGGCCGCAGTTGTTCGCCAGCCCGCGCCCGGGCAGCCGGGTCGAAGGATGCAAGTAGCCGAACGCCCCCAGCCGGTAGTTGATCGTCACCACCACGACGTCGCCCCGCCGCGCCAGCGGCCCGCCGTCGTACAGCGCCTCCGAACCGCTGCCGTGGGTGAACCCGCCGCCGTGAATCCAGAACAGCACGGGGCGCCGCCCCCCGTCGCACGCCGGCGTGAACACGTTCAGGTACAGGCAGTCCTCGCTCTGCGGGCCGCTCGCGGCGAACCCCGGGATCGGGTGCGAGGTCTGGCGGGCCGCAGGCCCCGGCTTCACCGCCGGGCGGGTCCCCGGCCACGCGATGGGCGGTATCGGCGCCTTCCATCGCAGCGGTCCGATCGGCGCCGCCGCGTACGGCACACCCAGGAACGCAACATGGCCTTCCCGGGCTACGCCTTCCAGCCGCCCGAAACTGGTCTCCACGATCGGCATCTCCGTCGCTCCCTGCGCTGCGTTGCCCGGCATTCTAGCCGCCCTCCTTCGCCCTGCAGTTGCATCGTCAAGAATTCGACGAACTTTCGCAGAAATTCCGCTGCTCGCCCGCCGTGCGCGTGCAGCTCCTCGCCCCGCAGAAACGAACGGGGGCGGCGATAGCCGCCCCCGCCCGTCGTGGTGCCGTGGTTACGCCCGGGTGCCCTTCCACGTCCCGGAGCCGAAGGCCCCGAACTGCACGGTCCCGCCGATCGTGTCGCCGTCGACCGTGCCGGTGAACGTCAGCTCCATCGGCCCCATCGCGCCGCTGAACATCGTCTTCCAGGTCACGTTGTTCCCATCGACCGTCCCGCCCGAGAACTCCTGCGAGCCACGCTCGCTCCCAAAGGTCCCGCTCAGCGCGTTGCCGTCGGTCTTCAGCGTCAGCTGCGCCGGCCGGTCGCCCATCGGCGTCGAAAGGGTGATATTCCAGGTGCCGTCTACGGCCATCGTGCTTGCTCCTTGGTGCGCACGCAAGAATTCCGAGCGGCATTCGGAAGCGAAAGCCGCTGCGGTTAGCCGCACCCTAGCCGGTCCGCCGTCAACGCGTCAACTCCGTCACTCCGCAACCAGCACGATCTTCCCGAAGTTCGCGTTCGTCGCCATGTACGCGTGCGCCTCCGCCGCATCCCGCAGCGCGTACACCCGGTCGATCACCACCTTCACCCGCCCGCTTGCGATGTGCGGGAGCACGCTCTTCTCGAACGCCCGGGTGGCCGCCGCCTTCTCCTCCATCGGCCGGGCGCGCAGCGTCGTCCCCCGCACCTGCAGCCGCTTCTGCAGGAGCACCCCGAGGTTCGTGCTCGCCCCCGTGCCGCCCATCAGCCCCACGACCACCATGCGCCCCTTCACGGCCAGCGCCCGCAGGTTCCGCTCCCAGTACTCCGCGCCGATCACATCGAGGATCACATCCACCCCCTTCCCTTCCGTCGCCCGCAGCACCTCCTCGGCGAAGTCCTGCTCCCGGTAGTTGATCCCGAGGTCGAGCCCCAGCTCCGCCGCGCGCGCCAGCTTCTCCGCGCTGCCCGCCGTGCCGGCCACCAGCGAGGCCCCCATCACCTTCGCAATCTGGGTCGCCGCCACGCCCACCCCGCTCCCCGCGGCATGGATGAGCACCCGCTCCCCGGCCGCGAGCCCGCACTGCAGCAGCGCGTCGTGCGCCGTGATGAACACCTCCGGCGTCGCGCCTGCCTCCTCCCACGAGAGGACGTCGGGCACTTTCACCGCCAGCCGGTAGTGGGTCGCCACCAGCTCGGCGTAGCCCCCGCCCGCCAGCAGCCCCATCACCCGGTCGCCAACGGCGAAGCCCTCCACCCGCTCACCGACCGCGATCACCTCGCCCGCATACTCCAGCCCGGGAATCTCGAACGCCGGCTTCGGGCCCGGCTGCGGGTAGCCGCCCATCCGCTGCAGCAGGTCGGCCCGGTTCAGCGCGGTCGCCCGCACCCGGATGAGCAGGTCCTCCGGCCCCGCGACCGGGTCCGGCACCTCGCGGTACTCCAGCACCTCCGGCCCGCCCGGCCGCGTGATCACGACTGCCTTCATGGCTCTTCGCCCCCGCGCGAAACTTCGCCGCCGATCCTACGCCACCGCCCCCGCTACGGGCCCGGCAGCCACGCCCCTGCAGCCCGCAGCCGCGCCTGCAGCGTCGACACCTCCACCTCCGCCAGCCCGCACCCCCGCTCCAGCGCGAGCGCCGCGCCCACCCCCGCCGCTTCGCCGGTCGCGAAGCACGCCGGGATCTCCTTCGTCGCGTGGTGGACCCGGTGGTCCACCGAAATGCACCGCCCGGCGGCCGCGAGGTTCGCCGTCCCCGCCGCCGTCAGCGACCGCCAGGGGATTTCGTACACCGCGCCGTACTTCGTCCAGTGGCCCGTGACAGCCACCACGTCCTCGAGGTGGCAGTCCATCTCCTCCCGGCTGAGCTGGTGCCGCCCGACCAGCCGCCGCGACTCGGTAATCCCCAGCGTCGCCGCGAACCCTGCCAGCCACGCCCGCTCGAAGCCCGCAGCCTGCCCGCGCAGCCGGTCCAGCTCCGCCCGGGCCAGCCTGCGGCACTCCACCTCGGCGTACGTCAGGTCATCCGGGTTCGTCGCGTCGATCGCCCGGCCGATCCGCTCGGCCGCGCCCCACGGGTGGAGGTAGCCGCCCGGGTGCACCGTCCGGTAGTACGTCGGCCGCAGCGGCGATGCCTCCGCCGCCGCCTCGTCCACGTTCGCCGTCCGGAACCAGAGCCACGGGTGCACCAGCTCCCGCTCCACCGGCTCGCCCGCCAGCACGGCGATATCCGCATCGCCTGTCGCATCGACCACCGCGCCGCACGCCACCGCCTCGCGCCCCGCCTTCGATTCGAAGATGACGTGCGTAATCCTGCCGCCCTCCTTCCGCACGCCCACCGCCCACCGGTGGAAGCGGAGGTCGACCCCGGCCTCGAGCACCAGCCGGTCCGCCTCGACCCGGAACTCCTCCGGGTCGTACGCGGCCGAGTAGCGCACCACGTGCGGCCCGCTCCCCCACACCAGCCCCAGCCGCCGGTACTTCTCGATGAGCGCCGGGTCCGGCGAGCCCCACTCCTCCCGCGGCGGCGCGATGCACGCCCCCCGCGCCGTCAGCCGGTCGACCATCTCCTGGCACAGCCCCGCCACCACCTGGCGGCCCCGCCCGTCGTCCAGCGTCAGCAGCAGGATGATCAGCCCGTTCGTCGCCAGCCCGCCGAGCGAACCGTACCGCTCCACGAGCATCGCCCGGGCGCCCTGCCGTGCCGCCGCCACCGCCGCGGCGATGCCCGCCGCTCCGCCGCCCACGACGAGCACATCGGTCTCGGCGATGACCGGCACCCGCCGCTCCGGCTCGACGATGAAGGCTGTGCTCACGCCCCGCATTCTGCCCTCCCGGGGCGCCGCCTGTCGCGCGCCCGCGGTGCTAGACTCCCGCGCACCACCACGCCGCGAGGTGCGCCATGCCGGACCATCCCCTGCCCACGCCAGACGAGGTCGCCCGCTACTTCGACCTCTGTTCGAACTGGGGCCGCTGGGGCCCCGGCGACTCCGCCGGCACCATCAACCTCATTACCGCTGAAAAGCGCCGCCGGGCCGCCGCCCTCGTCCGCACCGGCCGGGCCGTCTCCATCGCCCACCCGCTCAACACCGTCGGCGGCCCCGGCAACTGGAACCCGGCCCAGCACTGGGTCCGCACCGGCGCCGACTTCTCCGTCGACTACATCGGCCTTCTCTTCCACGGCTACGCCACCACCCACATCGATGCCCTCTGCCACATCTTCTGGCAGGGCCAGATGTACAACGGCCGCCCGGCCAGCGAGGTCACCTCACTCGGCGCCCGCGCCGGCGCCGTCGATGCGTGGAAGGACGGCATCGTCACCCGCGGCGTCCTCCTCGATATCCCCCGCCTCCGCGGGACGGAGTACGTCACCCTCGATGCCCCCGTCCGCGGCTGGGAGCTCGAAGCCGCCGCCGAGGCCCAGGGCACCCCCCTCGAACCCGGCGACGCCGTCCTCGTCTACAGCGGCCGCACCGCCTTCTACGCCGCCAACCCCGGCAGCACGCCCGGCGTCCAGCCGTCGCCCGGCCTCCACGCCGACACGGCCCCCGTCCTGAAGCGGCACGACGTCGCCCTCCTCGGCTGGGACATGATGGACGCCCGCCCCAGCGGCTACGCCATCTTCGACGACCCGCCCCGCGCCGGCGGGCCCGTCCACGTCCTCGCCATCGTCTTCATGGGCCTCCCCCTGCTCGATAACGCCAACCTCGACCCCCTCGCCCGCGCCTGCCGCGAAGAGGGCCGCTGGGAGTTCATGCTCACCGTTGCCCCGCTCAACGTCCGCGGCGGCACCGGCTCACCCGTCAACCCCATCGCCCTGTTCTGAGCAGCCTCCGCCTCCGCTACCATCCTCGTATGCGCACCCGCACCCTCGCGGCCGCCGCCGCAGCCGCCAGCGCCGCCGCCTTCCTCGCACCCGGCGTCCTCCTCTCCCGCATGCTCCACCGTGCCGGCTTCGACCCAGCGTCCGACCGGCTCCCCGCTCCGTTCAGCGTCCGCATCACCGCCATCGCCCCCGGCCGCATCACCCTCCGCCGGGGGCCGGCCGGCGCACCCGGAGCCCATCTCGAACCCGGCCGCTACCTCCTCGAAGCCGCCCGCGGCCGCGCCTTCCTCGGCCCCGTGCTCGAATCCAACGGCGTCGTCGCCATCCGCGAATTCACCCCCCTCGATGGCGACCTCCGCGTCGGCGATTTCGCCCGCCTCGACCCCTTCGCCTTCCCCGGCGACCCCCGCGAAGCCCACGGCATCGACTTCGACGAGGTCGACGTGCCCGCCCCCCTCGGCCGCTTCCCCGCGTGGTACACCCCCGGCCGGCGCGAAACCTGGGCCGTCATGGTCCACGGCAAGGGCGCCAACCGTCGCGAGACCCTCCGCCTGCTCCCCCTCCTCGCCGAGGCCGGCTACCCCTCCCTCGCCATCACCTACCGCAACGACGAAGGCTGCCCGCCCGCGCCGCACGGCCGTTACACCTACGGCCGCGACGAATACGAAGAGCTCGAAGCCGCCGTCCGCTTCGCCATCGAACTCGGCGCCCGCCGCATCCTCCTCGTCGGCTACTCCATGGGCGGCGCCATCTGCCTCTCCTTCATGGAGCGCTCCAACCTCGCCTCCCGCACCGCCGGCTTCATCCTCGATGCCCCCATGCTCGACCTCCGCAGCACCGTCGCCCACGGCGCCCGCCAGCGCCGCATCCCCCTCTGGTACCTCGCCGTCTCCAACCGCATCGCCGCCCGCCGCTACCGGTTCAGCTGGGACGACTTCGACTACCGCCGCACCGCCATGGACCTCCAGGTCCCGGTCCTCCTCTTCCACGGCGACGCCGACCCGACCGTCCCCGTCGCAACGAGCGACGCCCTCGCCGCCGCCCGCCCGGATATCGTCCGGTACGTCCGCGTCCCCGGCGCCGGCCACGTCCGCGCCTGGAACGTCGACCCCGAGGGCTACGCCGATGCCGTCCGCGCCTTCCTCGCCGCCCTCGAATAGCCGCGCCTAGTGCGCAATCTCCTCGCCCCGGAGCGTATCCCGCGAGAACGTCCAGTAGAGCAGCCAGAGCGACGGCACCAGGATGAGCGACCCGATCGGCAGCGCCACCAGGAACGACACCACCGTGATCCGCTCCGCTGCGGCCTCCCGGTAGGTCAGCGCGTTCGCCAGCAGGTAGGGGTGCTGCGCCAGCCCCCAGGCGCCCACCACCCCCGCCACCGTCGCCGCGGCCAGCGGCGGCGCCAGCCGGGCCCGCCGCGTCCAGAGCGCCCAGAGCGCAGCCAGCCCGAGCAGCGCCGTCGCCGCCATCGCAGCAACCACCCGCGCATCGTCCAGGTGACTTGCGAAGGCGTCGGCATCGGCAGCCGCCACGGGAATCGCCACCGTCGTGGCAACGCCGAGCGCCAGCGACGCCGCAATCGCCCGCCGTCGGAAGTCCTCCTGCAGGGCCCCCTCCGTCCGCGGCACCATGTACGCCGCCGCAAGGAACGCGCAGGTCAGCAGCCCGATCAGCCCGCACATCAACGCGAACGGCCCCAGCCACCCCGCAAACGGCCCGGAGAGCACCCGTGAGCCATCCACCTTGATGTGCCCGCCCGTTACCGCACCGATCACCAGCCCGAAGGTGAACGGCGTCGCCACGCTCGCCCATGAGAACCACTGGAGCGACTGCCGCGCCAGCCGGCTCTCCCGCTGCCCGTAGTGCCGGAAGGCGAAGGCCGCGCCCCGCGCCACAATGCCCAGCAGCGCGATGAACAGCGGCACGTACAGCGCCTCGAAAATCACCGCATAGGCCGTCGGGAACACCACGAACAGCGTCACCACCAGCAGGATCAGCCACACGTGGTTCGTCTCCCACACTGGCCCGATCGCCTTCTCCAGCGCCAGCCGCTGCTCCTGCTTCCGCGGCCCCCACGCCAGCAGCGACCAGATCCCGCCGCCGAAATCGGCCCCGCCGAACATCGCGTACAGCATCACCGCCGCGAGCGCCACGCCCGCCGCTGCCAGTTCAGGCGACACCTTCGGCCTCCTTCCCGGCCGCACCCGGCAGCCGCGCCGGCTGCTTCGGCCCGTGCGGCCACTTCAGCAGGGCCACGATCAGCGCAGCCGAAATCACGACATAGAGCAGCGTAAACAGCACGAAGAAGACGAGGATGCCATCCCGCTCGGTCACCCCCTCCGAGGTGCGCAGATACCCGTACACCACCCACGGCTGCCGCCCGAACTCGGTCACGAACCACCCGGCCTGGAGCGCCGCGAACGAGAGGAACCCGCTCGCCGCCAGCGCCCACGAAAGCCACCGTCCCGGCAGCCAGCCCGGCTCCGCCCTCCGCCGCCGCCACCACGCCCACCAGTACCACCCGCCGATGAACAGCAGCGCAAACCCCGCACCCACCATCACCTGGAACGACAGGTGCGTCAGCAGCTCGTTAGGCCGGTCCTCCTTCGGCACAGCATTCAGGCCCACCACCTCAGCGTTGAAGTCCCGATAGCCCAGGTAGCTCAGCAGCTTCGGGATTTCGATGGCGAACCTGGTCTCCCCGTCTACCGGGATGCCGCCGATGCGCAGCGGCGCGCCCCGCTCCGTTTCGTACTGCCCCTCCATCGCCGCGAACTTCACCGGCTGGAGCTCCGCCACCCGCCGCGCGGCGAAATCCCCCGCCACAATCTGCAGCGGGATCGACACCGCTGCCACGGCCATCGCCAGCTGCAGCCCGAGCCGCGCGTTCACCGCCGGCTTCTTCCGCCAGAGCAGCCACGCGTACACCGCCGCCACCGAGAAGCCCGTCACCACGTACGAGGCCAGCGTCCCGTGGATCGCCTCGTGCAGCCACGCCGCGTTGAACATCGCATCCCACGGGTTCACGTCCACGACCTGCCCGTCGACCACCCGGAACCCCTCCGGCGTGTTCATCCACGCGTTCGCCGAGATCACGAACACCGCCGAAATCGCCGAGCTGATGACAATCGGAATCGTCACCAGCCAGTGCGCGAACGCCGACATCCGGTTCCAGCCGTAGATGTAGATCGCGAGGAAAATCGCCTCCGTGAAGAACGCGAACCCCTCGAGCGAGAATGGCATCCCGATGATCCCGCCCGCGTACTCCATGAACCGCGGCCAGAGCAGCCCCAGTTCGAACGACAGCACCGTCCCCGAAACTGCGCCGACCGCGAACAGCAGCCCCACCACCGGCGTCCATGCCCGCGCCAGCTGCCGGTACCGCTGGTCGCCGGTCTTCAGTGCCAGCCCCTCCGCGATGAACAGCAGCAGCGGCAGGCCGATCCCGAGCGGGGTGAAGAAGGTGTGGAAGACGAGCGACAGCCCCATCAGGGCCCGCGCAGAAAGCAGCGTGTCGAACTCCACGCGCGTCCCCTCCGCGCCGAACCGGGCGCGTCCCCAGTATCGCGGATTCGCATCCACGTCGCGTCAAAACCGGTCGATGCCCCGATAGGTTCTCCGAATGGCCCCTTTCTCCGCGCCTAACCGTTGCCTGTGCCACCATGCCGTGGTGCGAGCGCTCTCCATCGGCATCCTTCCCTTCGTCGTCTGGGTCATCGCCGTTGCCTGCGACGGCACCGCCGACGCCCCCGCCCCCGAACCCACCCCCGCCCAATCGCCCGCCGGGAGCGGTACGCCGACCACACCCGCCCTCCCTCCCCTCCCGGGGATCGCCTTCGAACGCGTCGCCGCTGGCTTCCAGCGCCCCACCTTCGTCACCGGGGCCGGCGACGGCAGCGGCAGGCTCTTCGTCCTCGAAAAGCGCGGCACCATCCGCATCGTCCGCGGCGGACAGGTCGCCGACGAGCCGTTCCTCGATATCCGCTCCCGGGTCACTTCCAGCGGCAACGAGCAGGGGCTCCTCGGCCTCGCCTTCCACCCCCGCTTCGCCGAAAACGGCCGCTTCTTCGTCTACTACACCGCCGCCGATGGCGGTGCCAACACCCTCGCCGAGTTCCGCGTCTCCAGCGCCGACCCGGACCGCGCCGACCCTGCCTCCGGGCGCGTCCTCTTCGCCATCCCCGACCAGTACAGCAACCACAACGGCGGCATG
It encodes:
- the glnA gene encoding type I glutamate--ammonia ligase gives rise to the protein MTPEEIKAYCEQNGVRFVDVKFVDLFGQWQHITRPIRELNDWTDYNRSPWRNGYGFDGSSIRGFQKIEESDMLLIPDPETAFIDPFIETPTLSVIANVEDPVTRQPYSRDARYIARKAEQYLRETGVGDTVYIGPELEFFIFDEVRFSNQMHTASYLVDSDEGIWNSNAEATLRGDLNQGYRPRVKGGYFPVAPHDSQTDIRNEMVEVMEECGIQVELHHHEVATAGQGEIDMRFDTLTRMGDKALLYKYIVKNVARRNGKVATFMPKPLYGDNGSGMHTHLSIWKNGVNLFAGEEYAGISKLCKHYIAGLIRHGRALMAIAAPTTNSYKRLVPGYEAPVNLVYSARNRSAACRIPLVSPDPRQKRVEFRPPDPSGNPYLTFAAILMAGLDGIINEWDPGEPLDKINLFDLSPEELANIPTVAQSLDGSLRALEEDHEFLLKGGVFTEDVLETWIAYKYENEVDPIRMRPHPYEFELYFDA
- a CDS encoding DJ-1/PfpI family protein, which codes for MPHTIAFLLFDDAEELDFIGPWEMFTLAGELRPGDVRCYTASETGAVVTCAKGLRVLPDCTFDDAPAADVVIIPGGIGTRRERDNPAMLAAIERLRRGAAVTASVCTGALVLERAGLLDGRRAVTHRVGLPILARNPRVTLVEGARYVDEGDIVTAAGVSAGIDMALHLIRRLWGEELARAVRDAAEYYPEPWG
- a CDS encoding carboxylesterase/lipase family protein — its product is MPGNAAQGATEMPIVETSFGRLEGVAREGHVAFLGVPYAAAPIGPLRWKAPIPPIAWPGTRPAVKPGPAARQTSHPIPGFAASGPQSEDCLYLNVFTPACDGGRRPVLFWIHGGGFTHGSGSEALYDGGPLARRGDVVVVTINYRLGAFGYLHPSTRLPGRGLANNCGQLDAIAALRWVHEHIAAFGGDPGNVTIFGESAGAASVGTLLAMPAARGLFHKAILQSGAGRAMDRDGAGAVVDRVVESAGLPSAERLLTVDADRLLEAQAKVAASRGFGTLLFAPMVDGETLPIQPFEAVRAGAAAGIPVLIGTNRDEVKLFTAMQQRAPLDDGGLERAVAGMFPGAGTEAVRAAIGAVRESRARRGLPAENLDILDALWSEGMFRANAQRLALAQRAHEPRTYVYLFTYASPARRGALGACHALEMPFVFGTLGAPGQDRFAGTGPEVERLSANMMDAWIAFARTGDPSHPGIGRWEPYEEETRPTMVFDLESRLERDPYAEERLAAAALLGAAVG
- a CDS encoding NAD(P)H-quinone oxidoreductase, with translation MKAVVITRPGGPEVLEYREVPDPVAGPEDLLIRVRATALNRADLLQRMGGYPQPGPKPAFEIPGLEYAGEVIAVGERVEGFAVGDRVMGLLAGGGYAELVATHYRLAVKVPDVLSWEEAGATPEVFITAHDALLQCGLAAGERVLIHAAGSGVGVAATQIAKVMGASLVAGTAGSAEKLARAAELGLDLGINYREQDFAEEVLRATEGKGVDVILDVIGAEYWERNLRALAVKGRMVVVGLMGGTGASTNLGVLLQKRLQVRGTTLRARPMEEKAAATRAFEKSVLPHIASGRVKVVIDRVYALRDAAEAHAYMATNANFGKIVLVAE
- a CDS encoding FAD-dependent oxidoreductase, with the translated sequence MSTAFIVEPERRVPVIAETDVLVVGGGAAGIAAAVAAARQGARAMLVERYGSLGGLATNGLIILLLTLDDGRGRQVVAGLCQEMVDRLTARGACIAPPREEWGSPDPALIEKYRRLGLVWGSGPHVVRYSAAYDPEEFRVEADRLVLEAGVDLRFHRWAVGVRKEGGRITHVIFESKAGREAVACGAVVDATGDADIAVLAGEPVERELVHPWLWFRTANVDEAAAEASPLRPTYYRTVHPGGYLHPWGAAERIGRAIDATNPDDLTYAEVECRRLARAELDRLRGQAAGFERAWLAGFAATLGITESRRLVGRHQLSREEMDCHLEDVVAVTGHWTKYGAVYEIPWRSLTAAGTANLAAAGRCISVDHRVHHATKEIPACFATGEAAGVGAALALERGCGLAEVEVSTLQARLRAAGAWLPGP
- a CDS encoding cyclase family protein, which gives rise to MPDHPLPTPDEVARYFDLCSNWGRWGPGDSAGTINLITAEKRRRAAALVRTGRAVSIAHPLNTVGGPGNWNPAQHWVRTGADFSVDYIGLLFHGYATTHIDALCHIFWQGQMYNGRPASEVTSLGARAGAVDAWKDGIVTRGVLLDIPRLRGTEYVTLDAPVRGWELEAAAEAQGTPLEPGDAVLVYSGRTAFYAANPGSTPGVQPSPGLHADTAPVLKRHDVALLGWDMMDARPSGYAIFDDPPRAGGPVHVLAIVFMGLPLLDNANLDPLARACREEGRWEFMLTVAPLNVRGGTGSPVNPIALF
- a CDS encoding alpha/beta hydrolase, which gives rise to MRTRTLAAAAAAASAAAFLAPGVLLSRMLHRAGFDPASDRLPAPFSVRITAIAPGRITLRRGPAGAPGAHLEPGRYLLEAARGRAFLGPVLESNGVVAIREFTPLDGDLRVGDFARLDPFAFPGDPREAHGIDFDEVDVPAPLGRFPAWYTPGRRETWAVMVHGKGANRRETLRLLPLLAEAGYPSLAITYRNDEGCPPAPHGRYTYGRDEYEELEAAVRFAIELGARRILLVGYSMGGAICLSFMERSNLASRTAGFILDAPMLDLRSTVAHGARQRRIPLWYLAVSNRIAARRYRFSWDDFDYRRTAMDLQVPVLLFHGDADPTVPVATSDALAAARPDIVRYVRVPGAGHVRAWNVDPEGYADAVRAFLAALE
- a CDS encoding cytochrome d ubiquinol oxidase subunit II, with amino-acid sequence MSPELAAAGVALAAVMLYAMFGGADFGGGIWSLLAWGPRKQEQRLALEKAIGPVWETNHVWLILLVVTLFVVFPTAYAVIFEALYVPLFIALLGIVARGAAFAFRHYGQRESRLARQSLQWFSWASVATPFTFGLVIGAVTGGHIKVDGSRVLSGPFAGWLGPFALMCGLIGLLTCAFLAAAYMVPRTEGALQEDFRRRAIAASLALGVATTVAIPVAAADADAFASHLDDARVVAAMAATALLGLAALWALWTRRARLAPPLAAATVAGVVGAWGLAQHPYLLANALTYREAAAERITVVSFLVALPIGSLILVPSLWLLYWTFSRDTLRGEEIAH
- a CDS encoding cytochrome ubiquinol oxidase subunit I — its product is MEFDTLLSARALMGLSLVFHTFFTPLGIGLPLLLFIAEGLALKTGDQRYRQLARAWTPVVGLLFAVGAVSGTVLSFELGLLWPRFMEYAGGIIGMPFSLEGFAFFTEAIFLAIYIYGWNRMSAFAHWLVTIPIVISSAISAVFVISANAWMNTPEGFRVVDGQVVDVNPWDAMFNAAWLHEAIHGTLASYVVTGFSVAAVYAWLLWRKKPAVNARLGLQLAMAVAAVSIPLQIVAGDFAARRVAELQPVKFAAMEGQYETERGAPLRIGGIPVDGETRFAIEIPKLLSYLGYRDFNAEVVGLNAVPKEDRPNELLTHLSFQVMVGAGFALLFIGGWYWWAWWRRRRAEPGWLPGRWLSWALAASGFLSFAALQAGWFVTEFGRQPWVVYGYLRTSEGVTERDGILVFFVLFTLLYVVISAALIVALLKWPHGPKQPARLPGAAGKEAEGVA